A stretch of Neisseria subflava DNA encodes these proteins:
- the serB gene encoding phosphoserine phosphatase SerB, whose translation MKKVLVLQHGDLGACDWSAFGGLVSAPSGKSVLRVPVDDDFELTDEMRAALIAQQIDGAVLPDVAFADLGLIVSDMDSTLITIECVDEIAAGVGLKDEVAAITEQSMRGELDFEQSLRKRVALLAGLDERVLEEVYENVLQLSLGAEFLLEECKRNDVKFMLVSGGFTFFTERLQQRLGLDFHFANVLEVENGKLTGRLKGRIIDAQAKTDLLREYRERLGLASWQVVAMGDGANDIPMIREAGFGIAYRAKPKTEANADACVRFGGLERIRGWFA comes from the coding sequence ATGAAGAAAGTTTTGGTGTTGCAACATGGGGATTTGGGCGCTTGCGACTGGTCGGCATTTGGCGGTTTGGTGTCTGCGCCATCAGGGAAGTCGGTGTTGCGTGTGCCGGTTGATGATGATTTTGAATTGACGGACGAGATGCGTGCGGCGTTGATTGCGCAGCAGATAGATGGCGCGGTGTTGCCGGATGTGGCTTTTGCTGATTTGGGACTGATTGTCAGCGATATGGATTCGACGCTGATTACGATTGAGTGTGTGGATGAGATTGCGGCCGGTGTCGGGTTGAAGGATGAGGTGGCAGCGATTACGGAGCAGTCGATGCGCGGCGAGCTGGACTTTGAGCAGTCTTTGCGTAAGCGTGTGGCTTTGCTGGCCGGTTTGGACGAGCGCGTGTTGGAAGAGGTGTACGAGAATGTGTTGCAGCTGTCGCTGGGCGCGGAATTTTTGTTGGAAGAGTGCAAACGGAATGATGTGAAGTTTATGCTGGTGTCGGGCGGATTTACGTTCTTTACGGAACGTCTGCAACAGCGTTTGGGCTTAGATTTCCATTTTGCGAATGTGTTGGAAGTGGAAAACGGCAAGCTGACAGGCCGTCTGAAAGGGCGGATTATCGATGCGCAGGCTAAGACGGATTTATTGCGTGAATACCGTGAACGTCTGGGTTTGGCTTCGTGGCAGGTGGTGGCTATGGGTGATGGTGCGAACGATATTCCGATGATACGGGAGGCGGGATTCGGCATTGCTTATCGGGCGAAACCGAAAACCGAAGCGAATGCGGATGCGTGTGTGCGCTTTGGTGGTTTGGAGCGGATACGCGGTTGGTTTGCGTAA
- the lpxH gene encoding UDP-2,3-diacylglucosamine diphosphatase — translation MMPIYFIADLHLSESHPQLTALFQKFIQEKAARAQAVYILGDLFDFWIGDDENSPLVQTIKQTIRSLTERGVACYFIHGNRDFLIGKTFARDTGMTLLPEYTVIDLFGMPTLLCHGDTLCTDDHSYQKFRRTVHQKWLQRLFLLLPLTLRLNIATKIRKQSKQDKQHKTADIMDVNPAFTHETVQRFHTPLLIHGHTHRENIHRNADYTRIVLGDWRDNYASILEVDAEGYRFIAL, via the coding sequence ATCATGCCGATTTACTTCATCGCCGATTTGCACCTGAGCGAATCCCATCCTCAGTTGACCGCTCTCTTCCAAAAATTTATCCAAGAAAAAGCCGCCCGCGCCCAAGCCGTGTACATCCTCGGCGACCTTTTCGATTTTTGGATCGGCGATGACGAAAACAGCCCTTTGGTGCAAACCATCAAGCAAACCATCCGTAGCCTGACCGAGCGCGGCGTCGCCTGCTATTTTATCCATGGCAACCGCGACTTCCTCATCGGCAAAACCTTCGCCCGCGATACCGGCATGACCTTACTGCCCGAGTACACCGTGATTGACCTATTCGGCATGCCCACCCTACTCTGTCACGGCGACACCCTCTGCACCGACGACCATTCTTATCAAAAATTCCGCCGTACCGTCCATCAAAAATGGCTGCAACGCCTGTTCCTGCTCCTGCCGCTCACACTCCGACTGAACATCGCCACCAAAATCCGCAAGCAGAGCAAACAGGACAAGCAACACAAAACTGCCGACATCATGGACGTCAATCCAGCCTTTACCCACGAAACCGTCCAACGCTTCCACACGCCCCTGCTCATCCACGGTCATACCCACCGCGAAAACATCCATCGTAACGCCGATTACACCCGCATCGTACTCGGCGACTGGCGCGACAATTACGCCTCCATTCTCGAAGTCGATGCCGAAGGCTACCGTTTTATCGCCTTATAA
- a CDS encoding PIG-L deacetylase family protein yields MFLILTGLILTFFVTLLIITSIIHKKQFAYNTHQDYNYPSLPSTAHATLKGGSLTLPAAISGQDTVIAKIRIKSTWAGLLVLPFVETISSKGKWKQYFEYGAKGVRYINLSDTFSDSDKTIRLEGKYLTLPDQEIELSVYPRENLDGKKILVLAPHADDAELSAYGLYEKHAANSMICTLTASEGGSFHYGNLYGQCDCDTQAQYLQKGRMRVWNSLTVPLLAGVPSENILQLGYFDSTLTAMRQNPEKEIKSTKIDTTDVDIFRRANTSSLAQQLKPGSTWNSLVDNLGYLIETFQPDIIVSPSPNIDTHPDHQHTTLAAIEALRKINYRRGNLFLHTIHYLSDDFPIGKVGSSLSLPPLAEQPFYFQSIYSHPLDKEEQNRKLLALDAMNDIRPNSDGYMRWSTMIFKGLNKLRHHVLHIDKDLVNRFVRSNEFFYSVPITDLYQEETLKKITYQGKAQ; encoded by the coding sequence ATGTTTCTAATACTAACGGGGCTGATACTGACTTTTTTTGTTACATTGCTTATTATTACTTCAATTATTCATAAAAAACAGTTTGCCTACAACACACACCAAGACTATAACTATCCCTCCCTTCCCTCTACCGCGCATGCTACCCTCAAGGGTGGCAGCCTGACTTTACCCGCTGCTATCAGCGGACAAGATACCGTTATTGCCAAAATCCGTATCAAATCCACTTGGGCAGGATTGCTGGTATTGCCTTTTGTGGAAACCATTTCATCTAAAGGCAAATGGAAGCAATATTTCGAGTACGGTGCAAAAGGCGTGCGCTATATCAATCTGAGCGATACTTTCTCCGACAGCGACAAAACCATCCGCCTGGAAGGCAAATACCTAACCTTGCCCGACCAAGAAATCGAACTCTCTGTTTATCCGCGTGAAAACCTCGACGGCAAAAAAATCCTTGTCCTCGCGCCTCATGCTGACGATGCTGAACTCAGCGCATACGGTTTGTACGAAAAACACGCCGCCAATTCAATGATCTGCACCTTAACCGCCAGCGAAGGCGGCAGCTTCCACTATGGCAATCTTTACGGCCAATGCGACTGCGACACTCAGGCACAATATCTGCAAAAAGGCAGGATGCGCGTTTGGAACAGCCTGACCGTTCCCCTTTTAGCCGGAGTGCCGTCTGAAAATATCCTGCAACTGGGCTACTTCGACAGCACATTGACCGCCATGCGCCAAAATCCGGAAAAAGAGATTAAATCGACCAAAATCGATACGACCGACGTCGACATTTTCCGCCGTGCCAACACCTCCTCATTGGCGCAACAACTCAAGCCCGGCTCAACCTGGAACAGCTTGGTGGACAATCTCGGCTACCTGATAGAAACATTCCAGCCGGACATTATCGTGTCGCCTTCCCCCAATATTGACACGCATCCCGACCACCAACACACAACGCTGGCCGCCATCGAAGCCCTGCGCAAAATCAATTACCGCCGCGGCAATCTGTTTTTGCACACCATCCATTATCTGAGCGACGACTTCCCAATCGGCAAAGTAGGCTCTTCCCTCAGCCTGCCACCGCTTGCCGAACAGCCGTTTTACTTCCAAAGCATCTATTCCCATCCTTTGGACAAAGAGGAGCAAAACCGCAAACTCCTCGCCCTTGACGCCATGAACGACATCCGCCCCAATTCAGACGGCTATATGCGTTGGAGCACCATGATATTCAAAGGCCTAAACAAACTGCGGCACCACGTCCTCCACATCGACAAAGACTTGGTCAACCGCTTTGTCCGCAGCAACGAATTCTTCTATAGCGTCCCCATTACCGACCTGTACCAAGAAGAGACGCTGAAAAAAATCACCTATCAGGGCAAAGCCCAATAA
- the aspS gene encoding aspartate--tRNA ligase yields the protein MRTNYCGLISEQYLDQTVTVKGWVHRRRDHGGVIFIDLRDREGIVQVVIDPDTPEAFAAADSSRNEYVLSITGRVRNRPEGTTNDKMISGKIEILAKEIEVLNAAATPPFQIDDENISENVRLTNRVIDLRRPTMQRNLRLRYQVAMGVRRYLDAQGFIDIETPMLTRSTPEGARDYLVPSRVHPGEFFALPQSPQLFKQLLMVAGFDRYYQITKCFRDEDLRADRQPEFTQIDLETSFLNEDEIMDITEGMAKQVFKDALNVDLGDFPRMPYSEAMFYYGSDKPDMRINLKFTELTDLMKTEEFKVFRGAADMKGGRVVALRVPNGAKFSRKEIDEYTKFVGIYGAKGLAYIKVNDVSNLSNGEDSGLQSPIVKFLSENALKEIIARTGAQNGDIIFFGADKTKVVNEAIGALRIKVGLEHGKDNGYFVDEWKPLWVVDFPMFEYDEEADRYVAVHHPFTAPKEGHEDLMVSDPANCLARAYDMVLNGWEIGGGSIRIHRADVQEKVFAALKISPEEQQEKFGFLLDNLKFGAPPHGGLAFGLDRLVTLMTGAESIRDVIAFPKTQRAQCLLTNAPNVVDDKQLRELGLRLRQKTVETKEA from the coding sequence ATGCGTACCAACTATTGCGGCCTTATCAGCGAGCAATACTTAGACCAAACCGTTACCGTCAAAGGCTGGGTACACCGCCGACGCGACCACGGCGGTGTGATTTTTATCGACCTGCGCGACCGCGAAGGCATCGTTCAAGTCGTTATCGACCCTGACACTCCGGAAGCATTTGCCGCTGCCGATTCTTCCCGCAACGAATACGTTTTGAGCATTACCGGCCGCGTACGCAACCGTCCTGAAGGTACCACCAATGACAAAATGATTTCCGGCAAAATCGAAATTCTTGCCAAAGAAATCGAAGTCTTGAACGCTGCCGCTACGCCTCCGTTCCAAATCGACGATGAAAACATCAGCGAAAACGTTCGCCTGACCAACCGCGTTATCGACTTGCGCCGTCCTACTATGCAACGCAACCTGCGTCTGCGTTACCAAGTCGCTATGGGCGTTCGCCGCTACTTGGACGCACAAGGCTTCATCGATATCGAAACTCCGATGCTGACCCGCTCCACTCCGGAAGGCGCACGCGACTATCTCGTACCAAGCCGCGTTCATCCGGGCGAATTCTTCGCTCTGCCGCAATCTCCACAATTGTTCAAACAATTGCTGATGGTGGCCGGTTTCGACCGTTACTACCAAATTACCAAATGTTTCCGTGACGAAGACTTGCGTGCCGACCGCCAACCTGAATTCACTCAAATCGACTTGGAAACCTCGTTCCTGAACGAGGATGAAATCATGGACATCACCGAAGGCATGGCCAAACAAGTCTTCAAAGATGCCTTGAACGTAGATTTAGGCGACTTCCCACGCATGCCTTACTCTGAAGCCATGTTCTACTACGGCTCTGACAAACCGGATATGCGCATCAACCTGAAATTTACCGAGTTGACCGACCTGATGAAAACGGAAGAATTCAAAGTCTTCCGTGGCGCAGCTGACATGAAAGGTGGCCGAGTGGTCGCTCTGCGCGTGCCTAACGGCGCGAAATTCAGCCGCAAAGAAATTGATGAGTACACTAAATTTGTCGGCATCTACGGCGCGAAAGGTCTGGCATACATCAAAGTAAACGATGTGAGCAACCTCTCCAACGGCGAAGACAGCGGCCTGCAATCTCCAATCGTGAAATTCCTGTCCGAAAACGCCCTGAAAGAAATCATTGCGCGTACCGGCGCGCAAAACGGCGACATCATCTTCTTCGGTGCGGACAAAACCAAAGTCGTGAACGAAGCCATCGGCGCATTGCGCATTAAAGTCGGCTTGGAACACGGCAAAGACAACGGCTACTTCGTAGACGAATGGAAGCCTTTGTGGGTGGTCGACTTCCCAATGTTCGAATACGACGAAGAAGCTGACCGCTACGTTGCCGTACACCATCCGTTTACCGCTCCTAAAGAAGGTCATGAAGACCTGATGGTTTCCGACCCTGCAAACTGCTTGGCCCGCGCCTACGACATGGTATTGAACGGCTGGGAAATCGGCGGTGGCTCTATCCGTATCCACCGCGCAGACGTACAAGAGAAAGTATTTGCCGCGCTGAAAATCAGTCCTGAAGAGCAACAAGAGAAATTCGGCTTCCTCTTGGACAACCTGAAATTCGGTGCGCCTCCTCACGGCGGCCTTGCATTCGGTCTCGACCGTCTGGTTACCCTGATGACCGGTGCCGAATCTATCCGCGACGTGATTGCCTTCCCGAAAACACAACGTGCACAATGTCTGCTGACAAATGCACCTAATGTGGTCGACGACAAACAACTTCGCGAGTTGGGCCTGCGTCTGCGTCAGAAAACAGTTGAAACAAAAGAAGCATAA
- a CDS encoding DUF502 domain-containing protein: MTEAAAESGKIAKALKKYLITGVLVWLPIAVTIWAMTYIISAADRLISLLPESWQPQHFWGFNVPGLGIVAATVVLFVTGVFAANVLGRRILGAWDSLLGRIPVVKSIYSSVKKVSESLLSDSSRSFKTPVLVPFPQPGIWTIAFVSGHIPDKLKGSLPQDDDYISVYVPTTPNPTGGYYIMVKKSDVRELNMSVDQALKYVISLGMVMPDDLPVKALPAQKPSKDGDTEHNN; the protein is encoded by the coding sequence ATGACAGAAGCCGCAGCCGAAAGCGGAAAAATCGCCAAGGCTTTAAAGAAATACCTGATTACAGGCGTACTGGTTTGGTTGCCGATTGCCGTAACCATCTGGGCGATGACCTACATCATATCCGCCGCCGACAGACTGATCAGCCTATTGCCGGAAAGCTGGCAGCCCCAGCATTTCTGGGGATTTAATGTACCCGGTTTGGGCATTGTTGCCGCCACCGTCGTCTTGTTCGTTACCGGCGTATTTGCCGCCAACGTTTTAGGCAGACGGATTCTCGGCGCGTGGGACAGCCTTTTGGGACGCATTCCCGTCGTCAAATCCATCTACTCCAGCGTTAAAAAAGTTTCCGAATCCCTACTCTCCGACAGCAGCCGCTCGTTCAAAACCCCCGTACTGGTTCCCTTTCCGCAACCGGGCATTTGGACGATAGCCTTTGTTTCCGGCCATATCCCCGACAAACTCAAAGGCAGCCTGCCGCAAGATGACGACTATATTTCCGTTTACGTCCCAACCACGCCCAACCCGACCGGCGGCTATTACATCATGGTTAAAAAAAGCGACGTTCGCGAGCTGAACATGAGTGTGGATCAGGCATTGAAATATGTAATTTCGCTGGGCATGGTGATGCCGGACGACTTACCGGTTAAAGCCCTACCCGCTCAAAAACCGTCTAAAGACGGTGATACCGAACATAACAATTAA
- a CDS encoding phospholipase A: protein MNKMLKHSLSIGFIAAAPLAAADTAALHCTTIQDNATRLACYDNIYSAQFPPQSPLPQAQTETAKTPVDLEQSVRKSIEKKEAAIVFDNPTHPNISDDVLSETADSYTPLSLMYDLDKNDTRGLLSVREHNPMYLMPVWYNSSPNYYPESPSRGVTTQEKFSEQKRLETKMQVSFKSKIAEDLFKTRADVWFGYTQKSDWQIFNQGRKSAPFRNTDYEPEIFITQPVKADLPFGGKLRMVGAGFVHQSNGQSRPESRSWNRVYAMAGMEWGKLTVIPRVWMRAFDQKGDDDDNPDINKYMGYGDLKVQYRFNDKQNVYSVLRYNPKSGRGAVEAAYTFPIKGKLKGVVRGFHGYGESLIDYNHKQNGIGFGLMFNDWDGI, encoded by the coding sequence ATGAACAAGATGTTGAAACATTCCCTAAGTATCGGATTCATTGCTGCCGCCCCACTGGCCGCCGCCGATACCGCCGCCCTACACTGCACCACCATTCAAGACAATGCCACCCGTTTGGCGTGTTACGACAACATCTACTCGGCGCAATTCCCCCCTCAATCCCCACTGCCGCAAGCGCAAACCGAAACCGCCAAAACACCGGTTGACCTCGAACAAAGCGTCCGCAAGAGCATTGAGAAAAAAGAAGCGGCCATCGTATTCGACAACCCTACCCATCCGAATATTTCAGACGACGTATTAAGCGAAACTGCCGACAGCTACACGCCTTTAAGCCTGATGTACGATTTGGATAAAAACGACACACGCGGCCTGTTGAGCGTACGCGAGCATAATCCTATGTACCTCATGCCCGTTTGGTACAACAGCAGCCCCAACTACTACCCGGAATCCCCCAGTCGCGGCGTAACCACGCAGGAAAAATTCAGCGAGCAGAAACGCCTCGAAACCAAAATGCAGGTTTCCTTCAAAAGCAAGATTGCCGAAGATTTATTCAAAACCCGTGCCGATGTATGGTTTGGCTACACCCAAAAATCCGACTGGCAAATCTTCAACCAAGGCCGCAAATCCGCACCGTTCCGCAATACCGACTACGAGCCCGAAATCTTCATTACCCAACCCGTTAAAGCAGACCTGCCTTTCGGTGGCAAACTGCGTATGGTTGGCGCAGGTTTTGTTCACCAGTCCAACGGTCAAAGCCGCCCCGAATCCCGCTCATGGAACCGGGTTTACGCCATGGCAGGCATGGAATGGGGCAAGCTGACCGTCATTCCTAGAGTTTGGATGCGCGCCTTCGACCAAAAAGGAGATGACGACGACAATCCGGACATCAACAAATACATGGGCTACGGCGACTTGAAAGTCCAATACCGCTTCAACGATAAGCAAAATGTTTATTCCGTCCTGCGTTACAACCCCAAAAGCGGACGCGGTGCCGTTGAAGCTGCTTATACCTTCCCAATTAAAGGCAAACTCAAAGGCGTTGTCCGCGGTTTCCACGGCTACGGCGAAAGCCTGATTGACTACAACCACAAACAAAACGGCATCGGCTTCGGCCTGATGTTCAACGACTGGGACGGAATCTAA